In the genome of Branchiostoma floridae strain S238N-H82 unplaced genomic scaffold, Bfl_VNyyK Sc7u5tJ_1477, whole genome shotgun sequence, the window GCGCCGCGACGCTCCGCGGGAGAAACTGGACTTGGCCCCGCTGAATTTCTCTTGCACATGACGGCGAACGCTCGGACATGTTTTCGGGTTCGATTCACTTTTGATAAGGCCGTTGGCACCGTATATCTCATACATGAACTTGAGTATAAAAGCAACGACGCCAAAAGTACGCCGTGGATATTCTAATTCTAAGATGTTACGGGTGAAAGGTAAGCGCCTTCCCGCAGGCCTGATCTACCCTGCCCGCCCAGCTCTCGTCACCCACAGGTCGAAGCTTGAGCGAGCCCGTGTAAGCGTGGTTTTCACAACAACAACCTTCGGCCTTGTCTACTTCTACAAAAGAAAATACGAGCGATGACTTTAAACGTTACTTTTGTAACTTGCTGTTCTGTTTCCTAACAGTCTACTAGTTTTAAAGGATAGAAATCCTACCGGTATATGCACGTACTCGTCCAAGGCTGCTGAGCGACTGACTTAGGGGAACAAGACTAGGTTTCTGGCAAGATGGAAATATttgtatctattagtgaaagaATGTGATAGAACCCTCTATCACATTGTGTCACTACAGATCGACACTAGTAAGAGGAAAGATTGTGTCTAGTGGGATCCGGGAGCTTTATTTGACACGACAAAAATTACAGTGACTTTTGaatggtcaactataaactacaaaaaaaagaaagaatacagaatagatATTAATGCTCTACTAATTAAAGAATATAAGATCGATAAtaaattctactaattaaacaatataggacaATAAGAAAATCTCCATagaatcaggtggggctaaacatgggtgtcactatcttttctaattacAAAGCAATTTTTTATGTTGTTACCTATCTTGGCATAATGATAGCTgtcggatctaaagatatagtcaaatTTACTTCTGCTATATTTAATCTTGAAATCTGTAGTATTTAGAcataggaatgtgaataacttattgcgtaacatatcatacatagggCACTCCATGACgaagtgaaattcattttcaatttgctttggacaaaatGGGCAGAACCTTTGGTCTGGGGATACATTGTGGtacatagggctgggtatcggtacagcgtaccggtacaaaaacggTTTTTCTTATatgaccggtccagaaaaaccggacctgaaaaaattaggtggaccggatgttggaccgatgagaaaattaacagattattttatcgggcatccacacgttttggcgcttgcaggtggacgaaaaaacaagaatgaagtagagtgagtttatagtaatttctaccaagttttcacagccaatcgtacagatgcagttagcgttgtaggattttaaaatgccagtgaaagtctaatactccaccaaacagatttctttgtagtcaaatggaccattggtatgagtcatactgaatcaggtccaggttcaggtccggaccaggacctaatcctttggacctgatgaaccggacctggacctgaattttctgtaccggtacccacccctagtggtacatgtatcttcctgattcaatattcaatttatgactACTGATTCTCAACTGGATTTAAAAATTTCGCAGTTACTTATATCATACAggtatttttcttgtttgtagcAATTTTTGGAGCTGTTCAAAAGGGAAATATTTAAATTCTTTTTGATACTGTTAAACCACTCTTGTATGTCTATATCTTGTAGCCGGAGGCGAAGTTGGTCAGCAATATAATCTGTTTTATAAGACTGCGGTTTCATCCATATATATCCAAAGCCGTGGTAATTCAGAGTGTCCTTTACATGATCAATCCCGTCATGATCACCGGTAACTACAGTATTATATGTATCACGGAGTAATTAAAGAGTCTTCGGGTAAGTTTGCCGAACTATTAGTGAaagaatgtgatagcacccctctatcacattatttcactagtaagagggaAACTATTGGGTCTATTAGTGAaagaatgtgatagcacccttctatcacatttttttactTGTACGAGGAAAACGATTGTGATAGCACACCTCTATCACATTCGTTTTCCTCGTATGAGCAGAAtaacttttgtttaaaaatacTGGTGAAATAAAGTGATATCATTTAGTTATCACGGTTTTCGACTCAAAAACGTTTTTTgaactaaaataatgtgataaatcGACAGTACTTATATACGTTTTCTACACTATTGTTCaagtcttgaatacaggaatggatTATTTGTTGTCTGTGCTACCATATTTTGTGACTTCAATCATTGTTACAACGTTTAGAGTCTATGGtgtctttttgaaaatttagccatcttctttttttcccatCCGTTTTCTCACCCCATATAGGCCTATcttattatttttgcagtctgtagaggatggcatccataaactttacttgctgtggaCTAAGTCTTTTCACTCTAAACAAGGCCTGTGTCGCGTGTCTCgtattagcctggttaccaaaccccagcccgatctcaagtatctatcgtgcacgaaagatatatcttgaggttggggtatggaatccaggctagtcTCGTATAGTACCTGCGTACAAAACTCCGAAGACAGCGTTGTGGGCATTCTAAAACGTTACCTTCAAAATACGACCGTACAAATTCCTCCCAGCGGAGGCGAGAGCTTATCGCCCGTAAAGCTCTCAGTGGCGACATGATAAACTGAACGGGTTGCACGATAACAATAACGACTTGTGTACAACTAGTACTACGATAGGAGAATCGGTAACTGTATCACATTTGGGAAATGCTGTTCTACAGAATGACGATAGAAATCCTACCGGTATGTATGTGCAGCTGGAAGTGCTGTAAATGTCGGACCAACTTCTTCCTCGGACCGATGCGTTTGAGCCACTGAAGATCACGTCACTGTGAATGTGTACAGCGTCGGGCCTGCCGATTTTGTCTGATGTTTCCCATGATGCCTCctattaggccacgttgatttgattatatggatgacatccactgggaACTCCAAATCTGATGCGAGCGAgtgaataaagaaaaagttgccttcagtatgaaatcattgcggtcaggaaggttgaacataggactaaaaacacatagtatggtataccaacagttaggtgtggggaccagtacatcatacggccggtgcaaaacgtttttttcttcttggaccaatccgaaaaaaaaacagacctgaaaaaaaatcagacgaacgggtttcgccaattacaaaatggacacactatgtcggcaggtgtttggggtcttaccgggggccaagaagacaacaaaagccaagtcgagtagagtttatagtcaattgtaccaagtttctacagtcaaaggtacagagacagttagcctttattacatggagatggtattttaaaatgccagtggtacTCGTAGTCCAATAATCCaacaaacagattcctttgtagcaaaattgacaatttaccattgttttgagtattgccagttctcaagtttccacagacaaccaggtccaggttcaggtctggacctggaaatgatcctctggacctgaacgtaacctttacctgaattttctgtactggtacccccccccccccctaccaacaatattttttttctgtcctttcacatcttatcctttgactttagatttattttggtattctatggcattagttatctgttttctgatacttttcttcaatctacggaatatttgtgctcattttactgtGTGGTCCAAAACGTTTTTTGGGggaacggccgaaaattggtgcaagcgtggatgtcatccatataatcaaatcaacatggccttacacaGCGGTAGCGCTCCTGAGATGGAGCATTCCTTTCCCTCACGCACTTGATTAATGACCGGTGGATTGCTGGGAACCCGCCGGCGAGCCGTGGGCACCGTGACCATGGTGACATACATGATAGCGATCTTGCCTGCAGTGTATGACATGGTGCTTGCTTCACGTGGTTTATTAGTTTACAGTGACACCTGGCCTATCAAACCTAACTCCCCGGCACAGCGCAGCCCGGCAGAGTGAAACGCAAATAGCTAGAATAGAAGGGACGAGTGACACTCCTGAATACCACTCCATTATCCATAACCCCATAGGACGGTTTCCACCGAACACAGATACTGACGCAAAACATTAATACTTAAAAGACCGTCGGTCGATCTGACACTACACTAAGTCCCATTAATCTCCATCCAAAACCAAACTGTCTAAACATACAAAGGAACAGAGGCAAACCTGTAAAGGACTATATTCATCCAGCGGGTGGGCGCGTTATTCCTGCGGGAGGAAGTGCTATGAACTCGGGCTCGTCGCACGATGATCCGCCGGTGAActtgtacttgtagttgtacaaatTGCTACTCAATTGATACCAGGAAGCTTAGTGATatgtaccctgggagccatccggggtcgggcagcttggacagtttatcggtagcccaagacagtcatgcccgccgagctcctattagcgccccggggagtttaagcccgattaggtccacctgcccttaaAGGGTAGCGATTACTCCTCCGGGCtgaaactccccggagcgctaatgtgaccACGGCGGGCAGGCTGCcatggctccccgaacaaaactcgcgaagaaatctcgctagctacccgtcCTGTCTGGATTCCCAGGGTAAGTGATATGATTTTCAGATCGATGTATTTTCTTACGACAGTACCACAACCCTTTTCGAAGTTGCAGCTCAAGCTATCACAAAACTAAAACTTAAATCAGAAATCGACTGCGTGATGACGTGGGTCGTACTTCTGACCGTGTAAGACGGAACTACTGTTACCTAGTAACCCCGGGGCTCCACTGTTGACACTCCGCGGAGAAGCCTAATTCCTTGGCCAGGCCGATTTTCTTTTGCACATGACGGCGAACGCTCAGATATGTTTTCGGGTTCGATTCACTTTTGATGAGGTCATTGACACCGTGTATCTCATGCTTGAACTTGAGTATAAATCAACGAAGCCAAAAGTACGCCGTGGACATTCTGTACGATGTTACCGGTGAAAGATTAACTCCTTCCCGCAGGCCTCACCTACCCTGCCCGCCCAACTCTGGTCACCAGCCCGGGGCTTGAGCGAGCCTACTcactaagcagaggttaggcttctgCTGTTTTTTactcgtttttatcggactttctatgttgtattgtttcttgaagttcGCCAGCCAAACctagcatgttttttttttcagtcagtgTCTGTAATTTCATTGTTCGAATACCCGCACTTATCGTCTGTCGAACCTTGGAGTCTCGGTGTAACTTTTTATCACCTGCTTACGGGAAACGAACACAGGAAGTGGAATCGATTGTATACCTGGAAAGAACGTAATGTTAGCTGTCTCTATTTAGTTACTTCTacaatggaggtatagtttttggtgtctgtctgtgtgtgtctgtgtgcgtgtgtctgtttgtttttgtttccggatatttgtggtcaccacAACTCtagaatggattgtaatgatagtTTGTATGCGGACTCTCGTGGTGAATTCACTGTTTTCTAGTCTCAAATCAAGCTGCATTTTCTCGTAAGCTAACTCAAACACTAGCTATGCAAGTGTAGCTAATATGCTGAAATATGATTACGATGTGTTAAATTCGTTACGTGCACTAATTTTCTAACCCCTCATGCTATGCCCCTGCGTCCGGCCTTAAAGAATAATGAGGCCTTTATTTTCTTCTATGTTCATCTATATACATGTGGCATTACAACCGATGTCATCTTATCAACACATGAATCGACAGGACGGTTTTCAGGGTTGAAAGTTTTAATTTCGTCTGGAGAAAAGAAACATAACTTAATGCATTGAAATGGTATTTTCATTGGCTGCACTCACTGAAACAAAAAGCTATTTCctaattgtgttttttgtactTAGTGGTTACCACGTAACAAAACCTGAAGGTCATTACAAGGTGTTACCCAAAGGCCACACcgaggttacgggttacattgtaactttaACAGCGTCAGAAACATGTGTCCTaacaaaatgataacaaaatgtaATGTAAATTTTGCACATGTGAAAAGACAGTACAGTAACAGATAAGCCTGAACGAAGTACAGCGTCTGAGAAAATGATGATAAAGGAAATGAATATAAGAATTCACCGAGTTTCATTGTGGAATGTAAAAGCTAAGTACATTTCACATTTCTAACAAAAATTCTGAATATCTACCCCCTTATAACGTCAGTAGTAAGTATGCCATGTCATTCCAAGAGCCAATCTGGCTATCTAAAGCTTATGGCGAATCTTCCAGTGGTCACGGTGACTTGGAAGAAGTATATACAGCATATCTATACAGTTTAAGTCTGTGTTCTGTGAAAGTCAAGCTACAATGAACATAGCCTAACTAAATCAAGCTTCTAGCAGTTCTTCCACTAAATTACAAGGCTCTAAAGGTTTGATAGCCAACACCTCTAAGTCAAGAGACTTGCTTGTAGCCTGGTAATtgtggagaggagaggagagaagagactcgggaactactagtatattacggctggataccaggctaggagaCTTGGGAACATTCTAATCCTGATGATTTATGCATATGTGCCGACATAGACCAATGATTGTCAGACTCAGAACTGTCTGTACCATAGTGTTGGAAGTTGTGATGACTGGTTTCTGTACTGTCAGAGACTCCTGGACTCCTATGGTATTTCCACAGTGATTAATAATCTAGAGCTCATATTGTTTACTCCAGTTGAGAGAATTGTTCTCTAGAGTTAGAGGCGCATGGCTACAGGCTCTCggagagattgtgtaacacaggctacaatgaacagtgatccGACGTCCTAAACATGGCAGCCCTTTGCCAAGTGACATGTGACAACAACCGAAATTCGAACTCTCTTAAGcttctttcattttgtatttttgcacTCATACATAAAACAGTGTACTGAATATCAGTTACAATCTATCTCGGTAAGTAATTAAAGCTGTACCATGCAGGCGTTTTCCGTAAGTAAATATTTTTTCATCTTCTCCGTCTTTCCAATGTAATAGAGTTTTGGTCTTTGTACGTGAATGCCTGGCATTTACAGCCTCAAATACATACCTTAGTGCATTGATCTAACGATCTAGATCTGAAGTGTCGACGATGACCCTGATAAACAAAGTGTCGTCTCTGACGTAACCATGGCTGCTGCTGTCTAGCTGACTGAGCGGCACGAAGAGCGGACATCCACTGGCGATGTTCATGTCACTGGTGGGCCGCTGGAAGGACGAGCTGGTCGGGTCAGGACGGAACGCGTCGATCACGTGTTCACGGTTGTTCTGGTCAAGCAGCATGAATGTCACctaaaattaagaaaaaattatcattattagAACTGAAAAGGTGTGATGTTTATTCTATCAAGAACGCCAAAATGCAGACCACCTTGTTCAGACTAGCAGGCGTCGCAATTAATTCTAATTTCTAATTCAATTCTATTGCTAGTTCTGGttttacagcacttactctaaTCTGCCAAATGAAATTGATGGTTTAATATACACCACTAAGACTGAATCAACTGTTAATGTATATGGGAGAGATCCTACAAATTTGAAACTAACGGTGTAAGTGTTGTTAATTTATTTTAGGGGAATCTACGTAAAATCTAcctctttttttgttgttgaaacttTTGCTCAACATTATTCACCTTCTGTCTAAACGGCCAGCGCAGAAGTCCATCGTAGTGCCCTCTCATGACGACGAAGAACAGACTGACATGAGTGCCCTTCCCCATCCCGTCTCCGTTCAGGTAGATCCGGGCGCACATCTTGTACCCTGTACGGCTGGTGAAGAAACATGGTGAGTAGAAACTTGCTGTCTTCCCCGTGATGGCGTCGTGGCGCTTACGGGTGAAGTCTGCGATCTTCCATGTCAGGATGCCATCATAGCTGGTCAATTCGAGGGTCTGGATCCGGAGGTCTTGTTCCGCGAGGGCAACGTCCTTCAGAGCGATGATCCTTTCCAGAGATCTGACCTTCCTCTCCAGAGTTTCGATGATCTCCCTGTCCTGACGACGTTGTCGTTCGTACGCCTCCATCTGGGAGCTGCACTTCTCGATCTCACGGTTCAGAACGGCGACGATCCCTTCAAACGTGCCGACTCTTGTCTCCCGACGACGTTGTTGTTCGTAAGCCTCCATCTGGGCTGCGAGTCTTCCAGCTGCTCCCTGGCAAGCGACAAGTCTTTCGCCAACCGCCTGCCATCTTGTGCCCACCCTCGTTGCTACGTTTGTCAGATACTTCCCCTGCCTCTCGAGATTCGACATCTGAACCTGAAGACGCACCACCCGATTTTTCTCGTCGTTTGAGGGACTGGACGCTTGGCCTTCGTCAGTCGGCCTTGACGTTGATGCGCATGCTCCCCTCAGAGGGCTCATCACTTGCTGGTTTGCAGCCAGAGTGAATGCATCGTTCTCATCAGGAAATTTTGGGCCGCCAGCCCCTTGGTCTTGTCCGCTGACCCCTGTCGCCTACAACAACATCATAAAGAATTTTTGTCTCTCTAACTTTCATGCTCTTTTTGTCAAATCAAGGAAAACTGCACGCAATCGGGTATGCACGTATTATGGTCACAATTTCTTTTTCGGACATATCCTTCGAGTAGATTAATTGCCTACAGCTATAAATCAAGATGGCATTAATGGACATCTACTTCATTATTTAAAAAAGTACCTGAGTGTCAGCAGGAGGCAGTGGTCCGTCGTCAGTCGCAGGGCAGTGATGCTTGTGGATCTGTAAAGAAAGTCAAAATGGTAGGTTAGCAACTGGCGAGAATTTTGACTCTGCAATAGCAACATTAGTATAAGTTAGTCCGTTTAGAGTCAATAGCAACATTAGTATAAGTTAGTCCGTTTACTTTGCTTTGATCTTGGTAATACGTATGTAAATTCAATAACGTGAATAGAGACAATCTGACTGACGATTTAGCTGTATAGTTCACCCATTCGTAACtatgctacatgtagttttctGTCGACCGGGATCTATTTACAAAATCAAATTTCGCAATACTAGTAACAGGCATCAATTAAACAATAGAAACTCACAAGGTCTCCAAGACTGCCCTCCCAACCACAGCCAGTCATGGGACAGGTCACCTCCATCTGTTCGATCTCTCGTTCGGCAAATCTGTCCCTGTACATCTATAACACAACATACCCCAGTTCAGCGTTTTATTACCTATTGAAAGGGATGCAATAGAAACACCAATTCATCTCTCCTTATGAATCATCCATGGCAAAATTGCTTCAAAGCATACTATCACAACACCAGACTTAGcgatttttatatttattaCTGTTAACATACTGGAAACATGTATGCAATAATTTATTTGCATACATGAGTACTTCAAATGTCATGAACGTTGAAATGTACCTGGCTTCTGTCCAGGATTGTGTCTTCAGGAGGGGACTCTTTCGGACAGGACAAACATCTTGCTGCTCCATCACCCGGGCTGTACAAGGAAGAAATTCCAAAGTTTATATTGATCATATCTTACAGGGAATTGTCAATTAGagagtatattttgttgttaccGACCCTTTTCAGCTACCAA includes:
- the LOC118407806 gene encoding TNF receptor-associated factor 2-like, yielding MPGFPDNIFKTPDNQKYRCPFCQLILRDPVQTHCGHRYCSSCLDIFNPGDGAARCLSCPKESPPEDTILDRSQMYRDRFAEREIEQMEVTCPMTGCGWEGSLGDLIHKHHCPATDDGPLPPADTQATGVSGQDQGAGGPKFPDENDAFTLAANQQVMSPLRGACASTSRPTDEGQASSPSNDEKNRVVRLQVQMSNLERQGKYLTNVATRVGTRWQAVGERLVACQGAAGRLAAQMEAYEQQRRRETRVGTFEGIVAVLNREIEKCSSQMEAYERQRRQDREIIETLERKVRSLERIIALKDVALAEQDLRIQTLELTSYDGILTWKIADFTRKRHDAITGKTASFYSPCFFTSRTGYKMCARIYLNGDGMGKGTHVSLFFVVMRGHYDGLLRWPFRQKVTFMLLDQNNREHVIDAFRPDPTSSSFQRPTSDMNIASGCPLFVPLSQLDSSSHGYVRDDTLFIRVIVDTSDLDR